A stretch of Gasterosteus aculeatus chromosome 4, fGasAcu3.hap1.1, whole genome shotgun sequence DNA encodes these proteins:
- the tdo2a gene encoding tryptophan 2,3-dioxygenase A, producing the protein MSGCPYFEKRHLLFKNKPPKTEDEDDASQAGVNKASKGGIIYGDYLQLDKVLSAQVLQSELKGNKIHDEHLFIVTHQAYELWFKQILFELDSVRNIFISGHVRDERNMLKVNNRILRIVRIFRLLVEQFTVLETMTALDFFDFREYLAPASGFQSLQFRILENKIGVPDNLRVPYNRRHYRDNFKGQESEMLLATEQEPTLLKLVEAWLERTPGLEADGFNFWERLEINIFKGLNQEKEKIEKMADCEEKEELMAELLKQKELFTSLFDEKRHDHLHSKGERRLSYKALQGALMIYFYREEPRFQVPFQLLTSLMDIDTLMTKWRYNHVCMVHRMIGSKAGTGGSSGYHYLRSTVSDRYKVFVDLFNLATFLVPRHWVPKLNPNIHKFLYMAECCDSSYFSSEDSD; encoded by the exons ATGAGTGGATGTCCGTACTTTGAGAAGAGGCATTT GTTATTCAAAAACAAGCCTCCCAAAaccgaggacgaggacgatgCCTCCCAGGCAGGAGTTAACAAGGCCAGCAAAGGAGGGATCATTTATGGAGACTATCTGCAG CTGGACAAAGTCCTCTCCGCTCAGGTGCTGCAGAGTGAGTTAAAGGGTAATAAGATCCACGATGAGCACCTGTTCATCGTCACCCATCAAG cgTATGAACTGTGGTTCAAACAAATTTTGTTTGAACTCGATTCAGTGAGAAACATCTTCATCAGTGGACAT GTCCGAGACGAACGCAATATGCTGAAGGTCAACAACCGCATCCTCCGGATCGTGAGGATATTCAGACTGCTGGTGGAACAGTTCACGGTTTTGGAGACTATGACGGCCTTGGACTTTTTTGACTTTAG agaatACTTGGCTCCAGCCTCTGGATTCCAAAGCCTTCAATTTCGGATTTTGGAGAACAAAATTGGGGTCCCGGACAACCTGAGGGTTCCGTACAACCGCCGCCATTACAGGGACAACTTCAAGGGTCAGGAGAGCGAGATGCTGCTCGCCACCGAACAGGAGCCGACGCTCCTGAAGCTGGTGGAG GCCTGGCTGGAGAGAACGCCTGGCTTGGAGGCGGATGGATTCAATTTCTGGGAAAGGCTGGAAATCAATATATTCAAAGGGCTGaaccaggagaaggagaaaatcGAG aaaatggcAGACtgtgaggagaaggaagagctgATGGCCGAGCTGCTCAAACAGAAAGAGCTCTTCACTTCTCTGTTTGATGAAAAGCGCCACGACCACCTGCACAGCAAAG GTGAGCGGCGGCTCTCTTACAAGGCTCTCCAAGGCGCCCTGATGATCTACTTCTACAG GGAGGAGCCGAGGTTCCAGGTTCCTTTCCAGCTGCTCACATCCCTCATGGATATCGACACCCTGATGACAAAATGGCGAT ACAATCACGTATGCATGGTGCATCGTATGATTGGCAGCAAGGCCGGCACAGGGGGCTCGTCCGGGTACCACTACCTGAGATCCACCGTCAG TGACCGCTACAAAGTGTTTGTGGATCTGTTCAATCTGGCGACCTTCCTGGTGCCTCGTCACTGGGTCCCCAAGCTCAACCCCAACATCCACAAGTTCCTCTACATGGCCGAATGCTGCGACAGCTCCTACTTCAGCAGCGAAGACTCCGACTAG